A region from the Lycium barbarum isolate Lr01 chromosome 8, ASM1917538v2, whole genome shotgun sequence genome encodes:
- the LOC132608083 gene encoding probable E3 ubiquitin-protein ligase ZFP1, which translates to MGYDYTSAFAAPNTYYSDDSYFRAATNINGYYYQPTSEYIDDVFVTDDASLFRTNIQNRHPSQAHNHRQVLPNHYRNSRNSIGNHLAPHNNSVFPNTYSSLWDPYYYQPTIELVDDAYVTTDVHHLIETMQNLDRNFGSSLNELPFDYTAFLDLRDDDTQVVDQEENIIMLKTRSHCAKVEVSNSEGTVIGADDREEICAICLCDYENDETIGTLDCGHEYHASCIEQWLLRGKQNCPICRSSVLPS; encoded by the coding sequence ATGGGCTATGATTACACTTCTGCTTTTGCTGCTCCTAATACATATTATAGTGACGACTCATACTTCAGGGCAGCGACCAACATTAATGGGTATTATTATCAGCCAACAAGTGAATATATTGATGACGTTTTTGTCACAGATGACGCTTCTCTGTTTCGTACAAATATACAAAATCGTCACCCTTCACAAGCCCACAATCATCGTCAAGTTCTGCCAAATCACTACAGAAATTCAAGAAACAGTATTGGTAATCACTTGGCTCCACATAATAACTCTGTTTTCCCAAATACATATTCATCTTTGTGGGATCCCTATTACTATCAACCAACAATTGAATTGGTTGATGATGCCTATGTCACAACTGATGTGCATCACTTAATAGAGACGATGCAAAATCTTGACCGCAACTTTGGTAGTAGTCTCAATGAACTGCCATTTGATTATACAGCGTTTCTTGATCTACGGGATGATGACACACAAGTAGTCGACCAGGAGGAGAATATTATCATGTTGAAAACAAGAAGTCATTGTGCTAAGGTTGAAGTTTCTAATTCAGAAGGGACTGTTATAGGTGCTGATGATAGAGAAGAAATATGTGCCATATGCCTATGTGACTATGAGAATGATGAGACAATTGGTACTCTTGACTGCGGACATGAGTATCACGCGAGTTGCATAGAGCAATGGCTGCTGAGGGGGAAGCAAAATTGTCCAATCTGTCGGTCTTCGGTTTTGCCATCATAG